The genomic stretch ttttttttcccgctatttctctattcaaattttagttttaaatcttTACGTGCATGGATGATGACTGATAAGCTAGCTAGCATGCGCCCATCGGATTTCTTCAATCCTAAATTAcaagttttatttgtttcagCTTGTTCAATATTCTTGAACAacaaattaaagacaaaaaaaaaaaaaaaaaaaaaaaacttcaacatGAAATACTACACTAGTCAAGGATCTTAGTAGGAATattcttctttaaaattatgGAATTCAGATTAATTTAGATGGGTTTAGACTTTTCAAATTTATGCATGGTCTATTTCaggttatatacttatattctTGTTTGGTCAAAAATggtacttcatttttttttcttctgctaaTTTGAATTACAAAACCCTTTTGTCAAGACTCAAGTCCAAATTCTCTAATTTAAACCAATAAACCTGTTCAAAAGATAAATGCTTCTTTGCATTTTGGTTTTCATCTCACGTACATTTTCATTGAGTTGGCAATAACTTGgcatgtttcttcttcttcttttcttatttatttatttattattattattttttaattaagggtagATGAAGCATACCAACTCAGCAAAAATGTTAAGTGAAATAATTGTcagaatttaaaaaagaaaagaaaaaaaagcatccCTTAGAGAATGTCCATGAATGGGTCTTTTAAATATAAAGCTCAACCCCAAAATTTCAAGGTGATGATAGTGCAAATTAGGATAATAATTATATAGGATATCCTTAAACTTATCATAAGCATTTTATGGTGAAAAGGGAGTATGTTTCTGTGATTGTGTTTtcctatataaaaaaaaatattataattactATTTAGCAAAAACGtataaaatgcaaaattttattatttagttaatattcaaacactaaataaaacaaattaaactattCAATcatataagataaaaaaaaaagaatatatgtgTCCTCTGTTGGGCCGCGCCGACAGATATGGGTGCTAAATAGTTTTACAATTTCAACCATATATTAcgaaaaaaaactatatattacaaaaaaatatgatctTGGTAGGACGAATGACAAACTTTGAAAGATAGACACGATAGGCCAAAAAGCAAACAATCCCAAGCCGCTCCTCTCCGGTTACTTGAACTGTACGGAAGCTGCCAAGAATTAACAAAATCCTACTCTCACGGAAACTCTCTCTAACCCTTTGAGTTTCTAGGTCAGGTGAGCTTGTTCACAGTTTAAACAAAAGCACccagaaaaggagaagagcttGGTGGGCTTTCAAAAAGGCTGAGAGGTCTCTAGTACTTTTCCTCTTGATATTTCTGTTGTGAACAATAGTTTTTCAGGATACCTGTGAGTTGGTGACCGTTTGAGTTTGGTCTtttagaagataaaaagatcGAATTTGAACAGGTTATGGTAAAGGGTGTTGATAATCGCCTTCAAGTTTAAGTCTTTAAGATCAATGTCGCGGTGCATAGAATTCCCTCCACCTGGGTACGTGTGGAACGGTGTGGGTGGCGAGGCGCTTAAAGAACTGATTAAGGTTTGTTTGGCCAACTTAAtagattttatttgttgttatcTTTCATGGCATTTGTGTTTGGTGATGACGACATCTTCAATGAGGAGAGGAATTGGATTCAACTAAGTAAGTTAAATCACATTTCAGTTTTAGTTTAGTCTAGTCATTGGATTCTGTTATGCTAAGAGTCTCAATCtctgatgaattttttttcccctttatgGTTCTTAGTAACTCTTTCTTCTCATGAACTTAAACCATTAGAGCATTGTTTCTTTAGATTGGAAACATGAACTAGATAATGATACTTATTTGAAATAGAATGAAAGCATAATATGTTATTGTGTAATATAAAAgcagtctttttcttttttctgtgcTAGTGGGGTTTAACGTTCTCTTTGGGGTTTTCTGAATGATTCCTAATTTTTGAATGGCTTTTGTTCTTTGATTGGGTTCGGGAATCAGGAAAAATGTTGGCtttttcattgatataaaaatatagaaaattcaGTGCAGTTCATTGTGTTAATTGCAgccaaaacttttcttttttagctgGGGTTTGCGGCTGGTAGTAGTTCTaattttgaaactttaaagATATTTTAAAGGTATTTGGGACCTTCAGTATCATGGCAactaattagaaaatattttcaatttgcgCCTCTCTAgaatatgtttttctttcaagATGCCTTGGTGGTGACATGCTAGACACGTGAGATTCAAAATCTTGTGCTAAAGAGCCTGGAGGTTTGAATTCTCTACAAGGCATAATGCTTAGAATGCTAACTGAAATAGCAATTCAATCAGAGATCTTGGATCAATTGGCTATAGTCTTATCTGCTAGGGTAATGAATTTATTAGCATTCTAGTTTATAGAGACAAGTAATGTACTCATGACAATGTTATTGTAGAGATAAACATGGTTTTATTAATTCAAGGAATTGCACTCATGGAATGAAGCTCTCTATCAGAATTTCTTTTCACTTGAAGTTCACTTCGTTTATGACAGTGCCATTGATGTTAAATTATGCTAGATGTGCCTTTTGTCTTTCATAAGTAGGTGGCAAAAAagcattattttcaaatttataatagatttgaatttttttgcatatatatgcacGGTTTCTTTATGTTATGCTCTAACATAAAAGGTTGTCCAATGTCTACAATCTATTTTAATGTAGAGTTGTTCATGAACCTTTTATGTCCTGATTTCGTTGAGCTTTCTAAGCTTCCATGGCATACCGTACGGCCATAGGCTGATTTCATGACTGATGAGCTTAGAAATTAGATGACTTCTTCATAGGTAACTTTTCTAGTAAATTGTAGCTCTATTAAAAGCAATGATAGAGTTGAGATAACTCAGTAATTTGTTTATTGATTGGTCTGTAGTTGATGATATGTTCACAAAATGTGGATGAGCATCCTAAAATGGGGATAACTCTTTTCATAGAGTAGTGATATGATGCAACATGAAAAGGTCAAGTTCTTCGTTTAAGTATACACTATGACCTCCATGCTTGCTAAGTTTTTTGTTCATAACATGAATAATGGTTGCACATCATACTATGGATCTTCTTGACTTTAAAGTGATAGTGACTAGTTCTAAATTAGGACAATGTTCAGCTTGGGGCATTGTTTGAAATTATGTAGTTTATTGCAGAAATATCAGAGGTGAGTGGGAGAAAACTCGAAGAACAAATCTGATTTGCATGTTTATTAAAGGAAGCATGTATCGTTATTTTCAGATTAGGGAACATGAAGCTATTCCTAATATATGTTACTAAGGCTTACATCTTTGGAGTTACTAAAGTATGAGAGCTAATGAATTAGCATGTTGCTGCCTTTTTCTTTCATACACTAGTTTAGCTTATCTCAAACTGACAGCTTTTCTGTTGTTGTCTAAAGCTCAACAGAGAAAGGGCACATGCTGAGAAGGAAAGGAAGAAGGAtaaaaggaggaggaagaaagagaaaaagaaaagaagggaagATGGTGAGCTTATGCAGGAAATGCAAAGTCAGAAAAGTAGGCACAAGCATGACAAGAACAAGAGAAGTCGGGAAAAAAGTGACAATCAAAAGAAGAGGAAATATGAAGTCCCAGGGTTGGAGAACAACAGTCTTTCTGAAGAGCTTGGGCAACCCATAGTCTCTGACAGTGTATATGACTCTTCTGACAATAGCCAAAATGTTAAGAGGAGAAACGACACAAGGTCTCCCAAGGACTACCATAACCATGGTATGTATCTTTGCATTTGTCCCTCTCTTAGGAAGTTCATTGGTTACTTAGGTTTGCCATCTTTTCTCAGATACTTAAAAACTTGTCTCCATGTTTTACTGCAGGAAGCATTATTGATTTTCACTTTCAGTTGCAAAAGCATAAGGATCAAGCAGCACAATCCAGCACACCAGTTTGCTCTACTCCTGGTATGTCCACAACAATTGCCCAGGAAATGGCTTCTGGACCTACCAGAGAGACGTGGCACCCCTCTTCTCGAACTCAGGTTGTTGCTGATGAGAAAACCGAAACAGCTCCAGCATTCACCTTCTCTAGAAGTTGCTCAATGCAGATTGAATCACAATATAGAAAGTTAATTGTGAATTGGATTCCCCATCCCTTACAGATTGAGAACCCTAAGTTTGATGATCAAGAGTGGCTCTTTCAAAGAAGGCAGCACAGAAGTGACATGATACGAAGAACTAATGCTTACAATGATGACTTCTCTCACTGTCATGAAAGCAATGTCCTATACCCTTATGCTCAATATTTGTCCAAGGCTGACATATTTGCTTTGCCATTTGTAACATCATTTTGAAACTGCAAATGAATCATTGTATCTACCTAAGAGTGGAAGATAATTTTGTCATATGTGGTTAGGTCTAAGAGTGGAAGATAATTTTGTCATCTGTGGTTAGGTTTGTATTTTTTCTGTCAGTCCTGCGGCTCTTGCCAATTATTAAATTAAGAACAGCCTCACCTGCATTTTGTTCTCTAAGTCCAAGACATAATGTGTCAAACTAAAGCTCGTTGGAAAAGAGTACAAGGCCTAGCATGAAAGAGAAGAGCTTGTCAGTTTAGCCAAGGTGACTTGCATGGAAACCAAATAAGGTATTCAGACAATATTAGTCACATTAACTTTAACCTCTTACAAGTAGCAGGCTAGTCATCCTTGGCTACCAAACAAGATTCTTGTCTTCATGTTAGACCTTACTTCCTTGTAAGCTTGTACTGAACCGTCTCCAATGTAGGGTGCAATAATACTCTGGCTCCAGGACATATAATGTTTGAAATGCTTGTTGGTGAAGAATTGGAGGCTTAACATGAAAGAGAAGAGCCTGTCAGTTTAGCCAATGTAACTTGCGTGGGAACCAAACAAGGTTTCTAGacaatatcaattacttttaCTTTAAACCTCTTGCAAGTAGTAGGCAAGTCATTCTTGGCTACCAAACAAGACTTTTGTCTTCATGTTAGACCTTACTTCTTTGTAAGCTTGTACTGAATGGTCTCCAATGTAGGGTGCGATAATACTCTGGCTCCAGGACATATAATGTATGAAAAGCTTGTTGGTGAAGAGGAGAAGGCTTAACATGAAAGAGAAGAGACTGTCAGTTTAGCCAATGTGTCTTGTGTGGGAACCAAACAAGGTTTCTAGACTATTAATCACTTTAAATTTTGACCTTTTGCAAGTAGCAAGCAAGTCATTCTTGGCTACCAAACAAGACTCTTGTCTTCATGTTAGACCTTACTTCTTAGTAAGCTTGTACTGAACGGTCTCCAATGTAGGGTGCAATAATACTCTGGCTCCAGGACATATAATGTCTGAAATGCTTGTTGGTGAAGACGAGAAGGCTTAACATGAAAGAGAAGAGCCTGTCAGTTTAGCCAATGTGACTTGCGTGGGAACCAAACAAGGTTTCTAGACAATATCAATTACTTTAACTTTAAACCTCTTGCAAGTAGTAGGCAAGTCATTCTTGGCTACCAAACAAGACTTTTGTCTTCATGTTAGACCTTACTTCTTTGTAAGCTTGTACTGAATGGTCTCCAACGTAGGGTGCGATAATACTCTGGCTCCAGGACATATAATGTATGAAAGGCTTGTTGGTGAAGAGGAGAAGGCTTAACATGAAAGAGAAGAGCCTGTCAGTTTAGCCAATGTGACTTGCGTGGGAACCAAACAAGGTTTCTAGacaatatcaattacttttaCTTTAAACCTCTTGCAAGTAGTAGGCAAGTCATTCTTGGCTACCAAACAAGACTCTTGTCTTCATGTTAGACCTTACTTCTTTATAAGCTTGTACTTGTACTGAACGGTCTTCAATGTTGAGTGCAATAAACTCTGACTCCAGGACATATAATGTATGAAAAGCTTGTTAGTGAAGAAGAGAATGCTTAACATGAAAGAGAAAAGCGTGTCAGTTTAGCCAATGTGATTTGCGTGGGAACCAAACAAGGTTTCTAGACAATATCAATCACTTTAACTTTTAACCTCTTGCAAGTAGCAAGCAAGTCATCCTTGGCTACCAAAACAAGACTCTTTTCTTCATGTTAGACCTTACTTCCTTGTAAGCTTGTATCGAAAATTGAAGAGTTAGCAATGTAGGGTGCAAATAATACTCTTGCTCTATGACATATAATGTATCAAAAGCTTGTTAGTAAAGAAGATAAGACCTAATATGAAAGAGATGAGTTTGTCAGTTTAGCCAAAGTGACTTGCATGGAAACCAAATAAAGATTTTCAAACAATACCAATAATTTTAACCTCTTGTAAGTAGCAGGCAAGTCATCATTGGTTATCAAACAAGACTCTTATCTTCATGTTAGATCTCTCTTCCTCGTATTAGCTCGAGTTGTGAACTGAACAACCTCCCTATAAATAATACTTTGagtcaataatatataatatctcACAAGCTTGttggtgaagaagagaaggcctaacatgaaagaaaaaagcttGTCAGTTTAGCCAGAATGACCTGCATGAGAATCGAGCAAGGTTAAGTTCTAGACAATGCCAAACACTTTAACCTCTTGCAAGCATATATAGCAGGCAAGTCATTCTTGGCTATCAAACAAAACTTTAATCTTCATGTTAGACCTCACTTCTTCTCAAGTATTCTTGCTCTAATAGGAAGTCTTGGAGTTTCTATTTATAGGCAGTGGAAGAATTGATACAAAGATTCCGGTCGCAAGTTTTCTTGTATAGTTTTTCTTCTCATCAAGTGCATCATTTTGCTGCCCATAAATGGAATATATTCCTTTTCAGTTGAGGGGACCCTAAATAATGTATTATCTTCATGTACTTGCAGCTCAACTATGGAGACAGAATTTCCACTTGAAGAAAACTCACGAAGACCTCAATCTGCCACTTGTCTCATGGCTCTTTGGTCAAGCCACTTGTAGTGAACAAATGTACTCTACTGATAAAGGTGAGTGTTTTAATGGCCTAAAATCTTGTCAATTtaaaatcatttcattttttttttctaagcaaaaaataaaaaataaaaatcaagctAGTTCAGCTTCAGGCTTGGGTTAGGGGCGGAACTAAGGAGGGTCGGAAAGTGATGGccttttgattttgaaattttcttgattttctggctttgaaatttttcttgaaGATATTTAACCCCTCATTTACCACAATTGCCAAAGGGAAGAAGATGGCAAATTCATCTTCAAGCAAAGAAGGTATgtttaaattctttttattattgttcACATGCTATGGAGTAAGACAgatttatttagtaaaattcTAACAAATATGGCCATTTGAATTGTAAAGAAGAATCAAGTCAATAAGAGCCGGATGTAATCTTTACGGCAATTAAATGCATGTGGTAGACGTAGATTTCAAACACCGAACCACCTCAAGATTTCTtatatcttttctctctctttactTCCGCTTTTCCTCTCATTCTCAACTGCCCATGTATGGGCTCTCCGACctcctatttttctttttcttttttttggagatGCCATGATGAAAATAGATAAGTCAAACCCATGAACAAAAAAGTCGACGAATTTGAATTTTGACTCAAGTTGGAGGCAAGACTTTGGTGATAGCTAGAGCTTACAACTTACAAGATGTTAGTCCTGCCCCTTTTTTAATTCCATTCTCAGGGGAACATGATTCTAATGCCAATGTCGATCCAAATTGGATGCCTCCACCTTAAAAGCAATAGCCCATTGTGTTTGCTTTTCTTCTGCAGATTGACTTTGTGTTTTAGGCTCTCACACTAGGGCAAAACAACTCTAAATTGTTTGACATATATGAAATACAAGAGGGGTATATATGTGTAATATGTAAAagcttctaaaaaaaaaaaaaaaaaaaaca from Corylus avellana chromosome ca1, CavTom2PMs-1.0 encodes the following:
- the LOC132165651 gene encoding uncharacterized protein LOC132165651 isoform X2, with protein sequence MQEMQSQKSRHKHDKNKRSREKSDNQKKRKYEVPGLENNSLSEELGQPIVSDSVYDSSDNSQNVKRRNDTRSPKDYHNHGSIIDFHFQLQKHKDQAAQSSTPVCSTPGMSTTIAQEMASGPTRETWHPSSRTQVVADEKTETAPAFTFSRSCSMQIESQYRKLIVNWIPHPLQIENPKFDDQEWLFQRRQHRSDMIRRTNAYNDDFSHCHESNVLYPYAQYLSKADIFALPFVTSF
- the LOC132165651 gene encoding stress response protein nst1-like isoform X1; the protein is MSRCIEFPPPGYVWNGVGGEALKELIKLNRERAHAEKERKKDKRRRKKEKKKRREDGELMQEMQSQKSRHKHDKNKRSREKSDNQKKRKYEVPGLENNSLSEELGQPIVSDSVYDSSDNSQNVKRRNDTRSPKDYHNHGSIIDFHFQLQKHKDQAAQSSTPVCSTPGMSTTIAQEMASGPTRETWHPSSRTQVVADEKTETAPAFTFSRSCSMQIESQYRKLIVNWIPHPLQIENPKFDDQEWLFQRRQHRSDMIRRTNAYNDDFSHCHESNVLYPYAQYLSKADIFALPFVTSF